A section of the Falco peregrinus isolate bFalPer1 chromosome 3, bFalPer1.pri, whole genome shotgun sequence genome encodes:
- the LOC101922080 gene encoding lysophosphatidic acid receptor 6-like, producing the protein MADVSWTGEVSNETAANASSEFSVEADFQYCLFTVIYSIVFVLGLIENVLALYLLSCKVKHISHSYIYMINLALADTLFVCVLPFKIHYHLNWNNWIFGDMACRITGTLYYINIYLSIAFFTCICVDRYIAVLHPFTYIQIKVIHYVTVVTILWVVALSVTVPLILGGPLHNRGVRNTTACFENFATHSWTYRMAPYNILALVFGFVIPFSIILISYPLIAKRISQIKHAARKRKAVSTIYIILVICTLCFLPYHLTHLFHFLMRIQVIQNESFTTLIYKMRRVTLALVSFNCCLNPLLYYYTSSSKKWRCNLKLRFRSKKVYTICDQRLGESCVYKLQQTHGNKNPRDEIN; encoded by the coding sequence ATGGCAGATGTTTCCTGGACTGGAGAAGTCTCCAATGAGACAGCTGCCAATGCCAGTTCAGAATTCAGTGTGGAAGCAGACTTCCAGTATTGCTTGTTTACTGTCATCTACAGCATCGTCTTTGTGCTGGGACTGATAGAAAATGTCTTGGCTCTGTATCTCCTGTCCTGCAAGGTAAAGCACATTTCTCATTCCTATATATACATGATCAATCTGGCTCTGGCAGACaccttgtttgtttgtgtgctgccttttaaaattcattaccACCTGAACTGGAACAACTGGATCTTTGGTGACATGGCCTGCAGGATAACTGGGACTCTGTACTACATCAACATCTACCTGAGCATTGCCTTCTTCACCTGCATCTGCGTTGATCGTTACATTGCGGTGCTGCACCCCTTCACGTACATCCAGATCAAAGTCATCCATTACGTGACGGTGGTCACGATCCTTTGGGTGGTCGCTCTGAGTGTCACGGTTCCACTTATCCTTGGAGGTCCCCTCCACAACAGAGGGGTGAGGAACACGACGGCATGTTTTGAGAACTTTGCTACGCATAGCTGGACTTACCGCATGGCGCCTTACAACATCCTGGCCttagtttttggttttgtgatcCCATTTTCCATCATTCTGATCAGCTACCCTCTCATCGCTAAGAGGATCTCCCAGATCAAACACGCCGCTCGCAAGAGGAAGGCCGTGAGCACTATCTACATCATCTTGGTCATTTGTACTTTGTGCTTTCTCCCCTATCACCTCACTCACTTGTTCCACTTCTTAATGAGAATCCAGGTCATCCAGAATGAGTCATTCACCACCTTGATCTACAAGATGCGAAGGGTCACCTTAGCCCTGGTGAGTTTCAACTGTTGCCTTAACCCCCTCTTGTACTACTACACCTCTTCCAGCAAGAAGTGGCGCTGCAACCTCAAGCTCAGATTCAGGTCCAAAAAGGTGTACACGATCTGCGACCAGAGACTCGGGGAGTCCTGCGTTTATAAACTCCAGCAGACACATGGAAATAAAAACCCCAGAGATGAAATCAACTGA